In Psychrobacter sp. P11G3, a single genomic region encodes these proteins:
- a CDS encoding DUF4845 domain-containing protein → MQQLSGLATQRGASVTNIVLIIMLLGIATKLTVAIVPAQIGDYQLTKVLSAQLKEANSNNETAKQFVERVNKQLSINADYDTKAEDVFTFTDKKIGQLAIYKEYAVTNNFFSNVDIVNRFEGNIEMATAE, encoded by the coding sequence ATGCAGCAATTATCTGGTTTGGCTACGCAGCGCGGCGCCAGTGTGACAAACATTGTTCTCATTATTATGCTTTTGGGTATTGCGACTAAATTGACAGTAGCTATCGTACCAGCTCAAATTGGTGACTACCAATTGACCAAGGTATTAAGTGCACAGCTAAAAGAAGCCAATAGTAATAACGAAACAGCTAAGCAATTCGTTGAACGTGTCAACAAACAGTTATCTATCAATGCTGACTATGATACCAAGGCAGAAGATGTATTTACCTTTACCGATAAAAAAATAGGTCAATTGGCTATCTATAAAGAATATGCAGTGACTAATAACTTTTTTAGCAATGTCGACATCGTGAACCGTTTCGAAGGTAACATCGAGATGGCAACAGCAGAGTAA
- the rnc gene encoding ribonuclease III: MKPTSHHSQAVPTSQKNSTSVDTLVVSSEFIQRLAVLTRKLGYEFNDLSLPKLALTHRSFDSKKNYERLEFLGDALLGMIVGEALYHRYPSQNEGRLTRMRATLVRQESLVIIAQNLELSNHLILGVGERKGGGRNRASILADAVESLIGAIYLDSQDMDITRKCVLSWYGDLIDNVNDQKALKDAKSRLQEWLQSKQFDLPNYELMETRGNAPHQIFVVRCHVNINNCPDITESGESRRIAEQKAAELMINQLHKLPGSAKKRV; this comes from the coding sequence ATGAAACCAACTTCGCACCATTCCCAAGCGGTTCCTACTTCCCAAAAAAATAGTACGTCTGTTGACACGCTTGTTGTTAGCTCAGAATTTATTCAGCGGTTAGCAGTATTAACGCGTAAGTTAGGCTATGAGTTCAATGACTTGAGCCTACCTAAACTTGCGTTAACGCATCGCTCATTTGATAGTAAAAAAAACTATGAGCGCTTAGAGTTTTTAGGTGATGCACTGTTGGGGATGATTGTGGGTGAAGCTTTATATCATCGTTATCCTAGTCAAAACGAAGGGCGCTTAACGCGTATGCGTGCGACGTTGGTGCGCCAAGAGTCGTTGGTAATTATCGCCCAAAACTTGGAGTTATCTAACCATCTTATATTAGGAGTAGGTGAGCGCAAAGGTGGTGGTCGCAATCGTGCTTCTATACTGGCGGATGCTGTAGAGTCTCTGATTGGTGCTATCTATTTAGACAGTCAAGATATGGATATTACTCGTAAATGTGTTCTCTCTTGGTATGGTGATCTGATTGATAATGTCAATGACCAAAAAGCGTTGAAGGATGCCAAGAGTCGGTTACAAGAGTGGCTACAATCTAAACAGTTTGACTTGCCTAATTACGAGCTCATGGAAACGCGTGGTAATGCACCGCATCAAATTTTCGTTGTACGTTGCCATGTAAATATCAATAACTGTCCTGATATTACTGAATCTGGTGAGAGCCGCCGTATCGCTGAACAGAAAGCAGCAGAGCTTATGATTAATCAATTACATAAATTGCCAGGATCTGCCAAAAAACGTGTATAG
- the lepB gene encoding signal peptidase I yields MDFDFNLILVPLTIVLGIVWLLDKLALKQRKTRGRGQEGLLVRWAYDFFPVLAVVLIVRSFLIEPFNIPSSSMVPTLYTGDFIAVNKYAYGVRLPLTYNKVLDTGEPEHGDVAVFRYPENPSIYYIKRVIGLPGDSVSYSQGTLSINDVPVETKSVDFAANAELTSQLYLPGQVGPGQVLTEESASAMGQQEEDAAQYFEEIQGDNKHLVRYLDGMNSSQYAPFLQQQSPEVVESEGTEWRIDVPEGQYFVMGDNRDRSADGRFWGFVPDENLAGKAVYIWMHKPPGLNLPTFERNGTIN; encoded by the coding sequence ATGGATTTTGATTTTAATTTAATTTTAGTGCCGTTAACTATAGTCCTAGGAATTGTTTGGCTGTTAGATAAGCTAGCGCTCAAACAGCGCAAAACTCGTGGTCGAGGTCAAGAAGGCTTACTAGTTCGTTGGGCTTATGACTTTTTTCCTGTGTTAGCAGTGGTATTGATAGTACGCTCATTTTTAATTGAGCCTTTTAATATCCCATCATCGTCTATGGTGCCAACGCTATATACGGGTGACTTTATTGCCGTCAATAAGTATGCATATGGCGTGCGCCTGCCGCTAACTTATAATAAGGTACTAGATACTGGTGAACCTGAGCATGGCGATGTAGCAGTGTTTCGCTATCCTGAAAACCCGAGCATTTATTATATTAAACGCGTTATTGGTTTGCCTGGCGATAGCGTAAGTTATAGCCAAGGCACGCTGTCTATCAATGACGTACCTGTTGAGACTAAGTCTGTAGATTTCGCGGCAAATGCTGAATTGACTTCACAGCTATACTTACCAGGTCAAGTTGGTCCAGGTCAAGTACTGACCGAAGAGAGTGCTTCTGCAATGGGTCAACAAGAAGAAGACGCGGCACAATATTTCGAAGAAATACAAGGTGACAATAAGCACCTCGTGCGCTATTTAGATGGCATGAACAGTTCACAGTATGCGCCATTTTTGCAACAACAATCACCAGAAGTGGTGGAATCAGAAGGTACTGAGTGGCGCATTGACGTACCAGAAGGTCAGTATTTTGTGATGGGTGATAACCGAGATCGCAGTGCAGATGGTAGATTTTGGGGCTTCGTTCCGGATGAAAACCTAGCAGGTAAAGCTGTTTATATCTGGATGCATAAACCACCTGGTCTTAACCTACCGACCTTTGAGCGTAATGGTACTATCAATTAA